Proteins from one Dama dama isolate Ldn47 chromosome 12, ASM3311817v1, whole genome shotgun sequence genomic window:
- the LOC133067328 gene encoding seminal ribonuclease-like, whose translation MALKSLVVLPLLVLVLLLVWAQPSLGKESAAAKFERQHMDSGNSPSSSSNYCNLMMFCRKMTQGKCRLVNTFVHESLANVKAVCSQKKVACKNGQSSCYQSNSAMHITECRNTGSSKYPNCAYKTTRAEKRIIVACEGKPYVPVHFGASVYIAT comes from the coding sequence ATGGCTCTGAAGTCTCTAGTCGTGTTGCCACTGCTGGTCCTGGTGCTGCTGCTGGTGTGGGCCCAGCCTTCCCTGGGCAAGGAATCTGCGGCCGCCAAGTTTGAGCGGCAGCACATGGACTCTGGCAACTCCCCCAGCAGCAGCTCCAACTACTGCAACCTGATGATGTTCTGCCGGAAGATGACCCAGGGGAAATGCAGGCTAGTGAACACCTTTGTGCACGAGTCCCTGGCCAATGTCAAGGCCGTGTGCTCCCAGAAGAAAGTCGCCTGCAAGAATGGGCAGTCCAGCTGCTACCAGAGCAACTCTGCCATGCACATTACAGAATGCCGAAATACTGGCAGCTCCAAGTACCCCAACTGTGCCTACAAGACCACCCGGGCGGAGAAACGCATCATAGTGGCTTGTGAAGGAAAACCGTACGTGCCAGTCCACTTTGGTGCTTCAGTGTACATCGCCACCTGA